In Lathyrus oleraceus cultivar Zhongwan6 chromosome 2, CAAS_Psat_ZW6_1.0, whole genome shotgun sequence, the DNA window ttgatgGAAATCCCTACCTTGTACAATAAATTTTAAAAACAAAgcatatttttgctattttgattagtggttagataagtaATGAACATGTAAACATAAAGGTaaaaacaccaacaaagaggtgcttgatgatcctTGAAAAAGGCAAACCCCAAAGGTGAGAGGGAGAGGGACCAAGAggtgaccttgtttgtgtgcaaggatgccaatggtatgtgggatcttagggttaaaaattagggtatgtCACTCCCCACAAAGGGAGGGTAAATTAAAATGTAGAAGCCATAGTTGAAGAGGAAGTAACACCCCATATATGTGTATTATTTTCTTACCTCTACTGTCGAAGCTCATACATGTTTACATGACTTATACTTCTCCCTCTCAGGGTCGGAAGTGTGTGACCACTGTATCTCTTCCTCCTTCCTCAAAGAAAACCAAGAAGGATGCACCTCCTGAAGCGTCGAAGAAAACTCAGGTTTGAGATTTTATTTCCATTCTTATGGTAGGAAATACAAGCAATGGAGGAAGATGATTTTATCAAATCCTCATTAAAACCTACCCCACAAGAAGTTATTACACCCAAACCCACTTCTGTTGTCACCTCTGAATCTCAATCGATTGagaataaaaagaaaaaaaatcctTCTCTTCAAGCTTTGGCACTACCTCTCAACCAAAAACTCAGGATAAGGGTGTTGCCCATACTAGAGGAGGTAGCATTGACGTTTGACCCAACACTCTCCCTACACTATTGGGGAACACTGTGTTAGAGAAATAATCTTTCGACGACTCACTTGCTCGAACCATGGTACGTCAATGGCTCCTCAAGGTATCTTTGCACAAACGTTTCAACAGTATTGACTAATTAATTCCTTTCTTGTTGCAGAGGGTTCCTCTTTTTGACAAGGATATTAAATCCCATTCCCTTTCTGGTTTCGACCGGTCAACGCCTTCCAACACTAGCTCTCAATTCGTGCATCTGACCATGACTTGGGACCGTGACCCTGAAGCCAAAAAGGACAAAAAAGATGATCATATGGGTGAAGATGGGGACCATATGACCGACTATATGCCAGTAAACAACCATGTACCACATCCTACAGAAGATCAAGACTCTGACAAATCTGATGATGCTGAAGATTTGATTGGAGATCCAGCTACTTCCAAGAAAGAGAGAACAAATTTTGTTTCTAAAGACTCTGAGGATTTCGAAGATTCTGGAGACTCAGAAGATACTCTCTCAAAAAATGATGAAGACCTCGAGGAGGCCATACCTGAGTCAAAGGAGGAAACTAGCAACATTGTTGATGCCCTTTGCACCAAATTACAACCTGGTGTGATCAAGTCATTTGGAGCTACAACTATCACTCATCCACCTATTAAATATTCTTCATCCAATACATCCCTTAGTCGAGAAGAAATCATAGCCATCAAAGCACAAAACCTTGTTGAGGCTTTAAGAAGGTTGGTCAAAAGTCACAGCATAAGTGATGTTAGTCGTTCCTCAAGTTATTGCCTGAGATCCATCTCAATAAGGACTTCATGCATCTACTTGTCAAATAACTGAAGTCTTTGATCTTAAAAATGACATTTTCCAAGTCCTTGAGCAAGATCATTCAACAATGTATGACATCAGGAGACTGCTGAAAAAACATAGTGGTCAAAAGTTACTTGAGTTTGTAGTCCCTTTCATTTTGGACTTCGAACACCTCTTTGTCCAAGTCTGTCAATCCATTATAGAAAAGATAAAGTCCATGGATAGTCTCTTCCATAAGGCTGATAAGTCGACCAAGGATTGGGAACTTAGCGTGGCGTCGTAACAAAACATGGATGCTCTAGAAGAAAAAGTCCAAAATGATCAAGACCAATTGTCATCCTACAAAGGATAAATTCTTGTATACAAAGCACATTCGGTCAGCTGACAAAGAAAGTCAAATACCTCAGGAAGAAAAAAAAAGAGCCAAAGGTTTCAGTGCTAGCTTCCACCAAAGACCTCACTGATCAAGAAGTTAATGTTGACATCTAACATGTGGAAGTTACCATTCAACTAGGTCAAGAGATCGAGGATTTGAAGTTGGAGGATTCTTTGATTGATGATCAAATCACCCTCATAAAAGCTCGCCTCAAGAACTTCAAGAAACTTTAGTTTAAgtcatttttttcttttttcggTTTTATGACTTTATATTTAATGGCATTGCCATTTTGACATCCTTTTGTATGAATACGGTGTTGGATTAATTTGTGTTAAATTGATTATTCTGTTATTCGAATCTCTTGAGACATAAATTTGTACCCTTTCAGGTACTTCCCATTTATCCTCAAGGTTCGACGCTTTGGGTCAGTTTCTTCAATCTCATAGGCATTGTTTGAAAATGCTTGGATGATTCGAAAGGGACCTTCCCAGTTGGGTGACCGCTTTCCTAGGACTCTAAGAACCACCCATATCTGATTCTAGTATTGTCATTACAAGAAGCAAAATGagtgatgatcagaagcgtgactTCAAGAATCACGACAAAGCCAAAACTATTATGTTGAATGCAATATCCTATAATGAGTACaaaaagatcaccaacagggaaatAGAAAAAGAAATCTTTGATTCCTTAAAAATGAATCATGAAGGAAACAATCAAGtcaaagagactaaggctctggccttaatccaaaaatacgaagccttcagaatggaagatgatgaagttgttgaggtaatgttctctagattccaaacttcagttgcaggactcaaggttctggacaaaggatacacaactgcagatcatgtcaaaaagataatcagaagtcttccaaagaagtggagacctatggttactgcttTAAAACTATCCAtggatctgaacaacataagccttgaagaactcatcagctccctcaggagtcatgagataaagctagaggaagatgaacctcaaaagaaaagaaaatcagTGGCTCTGAAGTCTAgattgtaacaccccgataaataaataagataattatttaatttaagttaatattttaattattaatttaatttaagtaattgagattattggattatttatttattattattattgggataataattagtggaaaatatataagttggaataagagaaaaaggTTCCATTTTGGTAAgagggtttttcacgtgaaacagagcaagcggctgaaaggtgaaaagtggagaaagggcaaagaggaagagctagagagcaaaggtcgaagaacggaaaagcttgaagcttagagattgccggattatctcaggtaagggggggtttatcatcgtttaatgggtattatagattaacatgtcatgggtagtgagaaaccgttgaattgaccctaattgggattgttgaatgctgaaaatttgtgatgaataaactgGGTTTAAGttgtaattgagtccgtaattgtgtgagtcgtgatttcccgatagtgtagctttttacggaaattgaatcggaggtccggaagtcctccaacggcggaaaatgcggaaactctgcattctgccttgtgttagcgcaggaactgctgttttgtctgcgttaaccggttaacccagggtgttaaccggttaacactgttatgttttgtggaaatgtgctgtttggcctgcgttaaccggttaacccagggcgttaaccggttaacactgttgcgttttgccagaaagtgtattttgtcctgcgttaaccggttaacccagggcgttaaccggttaacactgttgaaaattggaaaaattggtattttaatgttgtgaacataattggtgattggcctattttagttgattgtgaggaataattttgttgggtttatgttatgaaatgttgatccaaatatgttgatcagttgtgttaaagttgttgaaaatactgagttgtaggcttgatgagccaaagttgattataagttgatttttgttgaaaacgttgttgtgttgatattattattatgttgttgacagtttaaagtcgtgtatgccatgtacattcatatgcattaagtcggagctttgctcacaccacgttggcctggattggcaaaattctaagttgaaagttgaaggcttatgccttgatgcccactaaaatggcaatgattttaagttgggagttttactccgaatggtaccacatgcatgacgagtcgagtcccatttgagttgcatttgatgttgttattgaatatgatattgagttgATAACTGCCGTTGCtgtatgtgtaatctgatttgggtgatgaaacgtgttaaattacttagcattacatgatgaattataatgcttattatattgattgagaaactcacccttacagttatttttcaggtaacgagcaatgagttgagtagaagctaatgcttggagtctagtgtagtcgctttagggggtcatgctctgatagatgtaacatcgggacgggatgttttaattgttttgttgtcggttgttgaaccatttttcatgtaatacgttatatgtttttggaatggttgagttgatttatatccgctgcgaattgtgcaaaaatgttattttgattaaataatgagcatgacggttattatgttgttaagtgttgtgtgacacccttggtgcataattactctgatatttggtgttgttattttaattaaatatttggggtattttagaagggtgttacattagtggtatcagagcaggtcggtctgtccggccagttgtcgtgtcgttactgtctaacaattgtgcATTGTTACgaatctaactttaagttgtgttgtgttgataagttgaaatggctggaaggaatgacgctgcaatggctgccgctatgcaagcaatggcacaagctgtgcacaacttgccaaatgctggtggagatgctggatcacgtagcttggcgacttttcaaagagagaatccgccggtgtttaaagggaagcatgatccagatgcagccttgggatggttgaaagaaattgagagaatcttccgggttatggattgcactccagctcagaaggttcggtatggtactcacatgctagcagtcgaagctgatgactggtggctagagactcacgagaggttgaccgtggcaggtgaagacattacttgggatgtattccgtagggaattcctgagaaagtattatccggaagatgtccgtgggaagaaggaaattgagttccttgagctgaagcaaggaaacatgtctgtcactgattatgctgcaaaatttgtggagctgtccaaattttatcctcattacactggtgctggtgctgaattttcaaagtgcatcaagtttgaaaacggattgcgctctgagattaagaaggctgttgggtatcagaagatacgcatttttactgaactggttgatagctgcaggatatttgaagaggacaataatgctcattacaagattgtcagtgaccgcaagggaaagcagcatcaaaaccgtggcaagccgtatgatgccccagtgggaaaagggaaacaaggagctgctccggctcagaggactagtaggggaggtgctcctgctggtatagtttgcttcaaatgtggtcaggctggtcataagagtaatgtatgcactgctgaagtaaagaggtgttttcgctgtggtaagactggtcatgcaatagctgattgcaagcacaaggaagtgatttgttttaattgtggcgaagaagggcatattggaagtcagtgtcagaagccaaagaaatctcaaactgggaaggtgttcgcattgaccggaactcaaacctcctatgaggacagacttatccgaggtacatgtttcataaatggtactcctttaattactattattgataccggtgctacccactgttttatttctgctaactgtgctcgaagactgggtttaaaattgtccgctttggatggtgaattgattgttgagaccccagctaagggatcagtaactacttctttggtatgtttaggatgtcctttgtcgatcttcgatagagatttctatgttgatttagtatgtttgcagttggatgggatggatgtaattcttggtatgaactggttagagtataattatgttcatataaattgtcatcataagtcggtgaggttttccactcctgaagaggaaggagttgacttattacctttcagagaattgcgaaaattgatgaaagagggagctcagatgttttctttgatggcgacgttgtcggttgaaagtaaagctaagatagaggaactgttagtggtgaaagaattccctgaagtttttcctgatgaaattcctagtgtgccgccagagagggaagttgaatttactattgatctggtacctggtactaggcctgtttcgatggcaccgtatagaatgtcggcatctgaattgtatgaattaaagaagcaattggaagacttacttgagaagaagtttataagaccaagtgtgtcgccgtggggagctccagtgttgctagtaaagaagaaggagggtagtatgaggctttgtattgattatagacaattgaataaagtaacgatcaagaataagtatccactaccgaggatagatgatttgatggaccaattagtgggtgcttgtgtgttcagtaaaattgatttgagatcgggctatcatcagatcagagtgaaagatgaagacatccagaagacagcgttcagaactcggtatggacattatgagtattctgtgatgcctttcggtgtgactaatgcgccgggagtatttatggaatacatgaatcatattttccatacttatctggatcattttgtggtagtatttattgatgatattttgatttactctaagtccgaaggagagcaccaggaacatttgagattagtattggaggttttaaaagataagaaattgtatgcgaagttgtccaagtgtgagttttggttaagagaagtcagttttctcggccatgtaatttcaggaaaaggtattgttgtagatccttccaaggtagaagctgtattgcaatgggaaactcctaagtcggttaccgagattagaagctttttgggattagctggatattatagaagatttattgaaggattttctaagttagcacttccgttgactaaattaacttgcaaaggtaaagctttcgtgtgggatgttcagtgcgaagagagttttaatgaattaaagaggagattgacgtcggcgccggttttgactttgccaaatccggaggaaccgtttataatttactgtgatgcttcattgatgggtttgggaggtgtgctcatgcagaataataaagtaattgcttatgcgtcgcgacagttgagaattcatgaaaagaactatcctacg includes these proteins:
- the LOC127123117 gene encoding uncharacterized protein LOC127123117, translated to MTYTSPSQGRKCVTTVSLPPSSKKTKKDAPPEASKKTQRVPLFDKDIKSHSLSGFDRSTPSNTSSQFVHLTMTWDRDPEAKKDKKDDHMGEDGDHMTDYMPVNNHVPHPTEDQDSDKSDDAEDLIGDPATSKKERTNFVSKDSEDFEDSGDSEDTLSKNDEDLEEAIPESKEETSNIVDALCTKLQPGVIKSFGATTITHPPIKYSSSNTSLSREEIIAIKAQNLVEALRRLVKSHSISDQRENPPVFKGKHDPDAALGWLKEIERIFRVMDCTPAQKVRYGTHMLAVEADDWEFLRKYYPEDVRGKKEIEFLELKQGNMSVTDYAAKFVELSKFYPHYTGAGAEFSKCIKFENGLRSEIKKAVGYQKIRIFTELVDSCRIFEEDNNAHYKIVSDRKGKQHQNRGKPYDAPVGKGKQGAAPAQRTSRGGAPAGIVCFKCGQAGHKSNVCTAEVKRCFRCGKTGHAIADCKHKEVICFNCGEEGHIGSQCQKPKKSQTGKVFALTGTQTSYEDRLIRGTCFINGTPLITIIDTGATHCFISANCARRLGLKLSALDGELIVETPAKGSVTTSLVCLGCPLSIFDRDFYVDLVCLQLDGMDVILGMNWLEYNYVHINCHHKSVRFSTPEEEGVDLLPFRELRKLMKEGAQMFSLMATLSVESKAKIEELLVVKEFPEVFPDEIPSVPPEREVEFTIDLVPGTRPVSMAPYRMSASELYELKKQLEDL